The stretch of DNA ACGTACCCGGCGAAGTATTCTTTCCCCATGACGGCGTCGCCAAAGACGAGCACTACAATGCCAAAGACAACGGCCATGCCTACGTAGATTGCGGACCAGACGGCCGCTTCTTTTAGGGTGGGGATGTGCGCTTTGCGGATGTGGAAGAAGTAGTCAAAGGCCAGTAGGCCGAGAATGACCACAATGGTAATGCCCCAGATCAGGGGTGAAACAGTCATGATTTTAGCTTTCGGTAGGAGGGCAGCGATAATCGCCGCAAGTCTCTCCACCGGATAAATAACAAGCCGGACACTGAACCCGGCAGGGCATCTTTGCCCTACGTGTTGACGGATTCAGTGCTACGGGATACTCCCCTACGGTTTGACCATCATGGCCGATCCTTCCGTTAGCCTAAACCGAATCCGGGGCGAGTGCCAATAGGTCCTATGTGCAGTCATCGTCGCACAGGTCAATACATAATCGACCGTTCAGCCCCAGGAACGCCTGAACCGGCATTCCACAGGATATTCCGAAATATCCTGTGGAATGCTGCAGTGGCCTCTTTGCTGATGCTTCCGATGCACTTTGTCGAGGTGTCGAGCAGGAATGCTGTTTCGGATACGTACGGTAGCTGTACTTTGACAAGTGAGCACGGAAGGTTAGGACCTTTACGCGATTCACCAACCCGCCGCATCACTACCACTGCGGGTCGGGAAACTCGAGCGAGATATAACCAGGAGCTCTCCGTGCGAGCGACGACGCCAGAACAGGCATGAGCTCGTGGTGATAGTCGTGGACGCACGCGTCAGGCTTGCCGGGGAAAGNNGACCGTGTGATGCGCCCTGCGTATTGAACCAGGCGTCTCTTGAACGAGATGAGTGTAGCCAGAAGGAGTGTGTCCAGCTTGGGTGCGTCAAAACCTTCGCCAATGAATGATCCTGTGCCCAGCACCAGCAGCGGTTTGTCCGGGTCTGCGGCTTCGATCAGTTCCACCGCAGCGCGTGTCTCGGCCTTCTTCATATCTCCGGAAAGAACCACCGGCGGCAATCCGGCATCNGGGGCAAACTTGACGCGGAATCGTTCCAGGTGTGCCTTCCATATGGTGAGCAGCCGGATACGTGAGTTGGCCGCATAGGCCGCCATGACGTCGTCGTAAATCTGCTGCAGGCGGGCTTCATTTGACACCAAGTCCCGGTAGAATTCGGAGGCACCGCCGGGAACACTGGGATCGGCGTCGCCCGAATAAACGTACTTGGTGCGGTGCGNNGTGCGGTGCAGCTCCAGCGCCAGAGTGGGGAGGACCTCGCGCTCATGGCGCGGCAGATGCGGNGCCGGGGCCGCCGTGTGCCCGAGCCAGTACTTTTCCAGCATCTGCTTCATAGTGCTTTGCACGGCGTCATCCATCCGTATGCCCCGCCTCATAGGGTCTACTGCTGATGTGAGTTGGTGACACTTGTATCGGGTGTTCACCCGGCTCTGAATCTTAAAGAGACTTGAACCAAGGCACTCCTTACCATCAGGAGCTGTGCTAACTGCGCCGCGGAAGCCGCCGTCAGCACCGGCGGGCGTGCGAACGCTCATTTCAGAGGTTGTCATCGCCCGCCGGTAGTGTGCAGCCTTGATGTGCTTTAGATTAATTCGTCAGCAAATTGTGAGGCTCCAATGGCCACGGCATCGGTTCCCAAACCGCTACGGATCACCTTGATGGGGTTTCCGGAAATGGGAGGGTTGGCTCGCAGCTCGGTTTCCATGGCCGGATATAGAAAATCCCATGCGTGAGCAACGCCTCCACCCACGATGAATGTGGAAATATCCAGCAGCCCCGAAATCATCAGTGCGGCCTTTGCGAGTCCCACGCCTGCATCGGCAAATAGTCCAACGGCGGTCTCGTCACCNCTCCTGGCCAGCCCGGCAACTTCCTTGGCGGTGCGGGCTTTTCCGCTCGCCTGGGTATACAAGGAGGAAATTGAACGCCCGGCGGCAATCGTCTCCAAATGACCATAGCGCCCACAGGTGCACAAACGATCGCCGAAGCCGGGGATATGGCCGATCTCGGCTGCCGCACCGTGCTCGCCAGCATACAAAACCGAATCCAGTACAAGCCCTCCGCCGACACCCGTTCCCAGTGCAATACCAAAGAAATTCTCTAGTCCTTTGCCCACCCCATACCGTTGCTCGCCGAGCACAAACGCCGCAACATCATTACCAACACGTACCGGCAATTCCAAACTCGCGTTGAGTTTTCGCGNNAAGGGGTAGCCTGCCCAGCCCGTGAAAGAATCGCTGGCTGCAAGAACCACGCCGGCGGCATCAATGATGCCGGCGGCACCAACACCGGCCACCCGCGGAACCAGCCCAGAGCGGTCAGTAGCCAGGGTTGCCACCTCGTGGCAGGCCGCAACCATAGCGTCACCGCCGTGTTCGGCNGGGGTGACGGTGGAGGCTCGGCCCTTCACCCGTCCATTAACATCCACTACGACGGCGGAAATACCAGTTCCGCCTATATCAATTCCCAATCTTGGATACATGGTTAGGACCCTTGCAAAGAAAGTGCCAGCGCCTCAGCGCGTGCTTCGCGGCGTTGCTTCTGCACAAGCGGATTCGGCGAGGGAACAGAGGCCAACAGGTGACGGGTATACGCCGTTTCGGGATTCTGGAGCACCTTGGAGGAAAGTCCGGACTCGATCACGTTACCGTGCTGCATGACGGTGACACGCTGAGCGACTGAATGTACCACTGCTAGATCGTGGCTGATGAACAGACAGCCGAAACCGTGTTCTTTCTGCAAGTCCAGCAACAGGGTTAGTACCTCGTCCTGCACCGAAACATCCAACGCGCTGGTCGGTTCGTCGGCAATGAGCAGCTCTGGGGCCAGCGCCAGGGNCCGGGCCAGTCCGATGCGTTGGCGTTGACCGCCGGAAAGTTCGTGCGGGTATCGGTTTGCATTACTTTCCGGTAGCCGAACTGCTTCAAGCAATTCGCGCACGCGGGCATCCCGTTCACCACGGCTGGGACGTTTGCCGTTGACCCCGTGCATGAGCAACGGCTCGGCAATGGACTCGCCAACCGTCATCCGCGGGTCGAGCGATCCGCCCGGATCTTGGAAAATGATGCCAATACGCGAACGCAGCTTGCGGGTCTCACGGGTTGAGAGGCTCAGGACATCTCCACCAANAAGTGTGATTTGGCCGGACGTCACCGGCACCAATCCCAAGGGAGCCCTTCCTAGAGTGGATTTACCAGAACCAGATTCGCCCACCAGACCAACGATTTCGCCACGATTGATGAGCAAACTGGCCTGGTTGACGGCACGCAGCTTGCGCCCGCCACTGGTGTAGTCGACGCAGACGTTGCGCATGTCCAGCACAGCTTCGGTCACCGGGGCATCTTCCGGGAAACTCACATGACGCAAATACTCGGCGCGTTCCTCGACAACGATGGAGTTTAACGGCGCCTCGGGAAGCGAGGGAACAGCCGCCAGAAGTGCCTGAGTGTAGGGTTCCGCCGGTTTGGTGAGCACCTGCACGGTGGTGCCGGTTTCGACAACCTTTCCAGCGTTCATCACGACTACCCGGTCCGACAAATCTGCGACAACACCCATATTGTGGGTGATCAACAACAGCGCAGTATTGGTTTCCTTAACCAGTGTGCGCAACAACTCCAGGATTTCTGCTTGGACCGTCACGTCAAGGGCAGTCGTGGGCTCGTCGGCAATGATCAATGCCGGAGAGCAGGCCAGGGCAATAGCGATAACCACGCGTTGGCGCTGGCCTCCGGATAGTTGGTGTGGGAAGTTCTTGGCCTTGACCGCCGGATCGGGAATGCCGACCTGCTCCAACAGTTCAACGGCACGGGCCATGGCTTCCGCTTNTGAAACTCCGCGATGGTTCAGGATGACCTCGGCGACCTGCTTACCGACCTTCATTGAAGGGTTCAGTGCAGTCATGGGCTCCTGGAAGACCATTGACACCACATTGCCACGCTNTGAATTCATCTCCGCCTCTGAGGCGTTCAATACATCGGTGCCATTGACCTCGACCACGCCGGAGGTACGGGCGGTGGAAGGCAGTAGTGCCATGGCGGTCAGCGAAGTGATGGTCTTCCCGCTTCCCGACTCTCCAACGACAGCCAACACTTCTCCGCGGTCTACGGAGAAGGAAACCCCGCGTACCGCGTTGACGACACCGACCCTGGTTTTGAAGTCCACAACAAGGTTTTCGACCTTGAGCGCCGGGACGGTGGGGTTCTGTATGGAATTGTTACTCATGACTGGCCTCTTACATCAAACATGTCACGCAGGCCGTCACCAATGAAGTTGAAGGCGCTGACGATCAAAACAATGGCAATACCTGCNGGGAAGATTAGCCACCAGGCGCCCGAGTACACCGAGGAAATGCCGTCGGTGAGCATTGCTCCCCAGTCGGTAGAGGGCGGCTGCAGGCCCATGCCCAAGAAACTCACGTAGGCGATGAGCAGGATGGCATCGGCAACTTGAAANGTCGCATTTACCACCACGGTGCCGATGGTGTTAGGGATGATGTGTCGCAGGATCGCCCGGGAGTTACTGCCTCCAGTGGCTTTGATAGCCAAAACGTAGTCGCGGCTCTTGAGCGAGAGCGCCTCAGCGCGAGTCAGGCGGGCCGGGACAAGCCACGACACGGCTCCGATGATCAACACCATCATCCACTCGCTCGGGCGCACGATTGCTGAGACCACCAGCAATAAGAAGATGCCAGGTATGGCGATGCCCGCATCAACAACACGCATCATGGTGGCATCGACCCAACCGCCGAGGTAACCGGCGACTGAACCCCAGAGGGTTCCTAAGATGGTGGCAAGTACACCGGCAGCAAGACCCACCAGGATGGAAGTGCGCCCAGCGATCATTAGGCGACCCAGCACGTCATAACCCAACCCATCGGTACCCAACGGGTGGCCATCTTCGCCTGGCTTGAGATCCGCCTGCATCAGGTTGGTTGAGATCTGCTCTGTGTGGTATGCCAAAGGTCCAATGAAGCTGAAAATTATCAGTGCGACGACGATGACGACACCGATCACTGCGAGCTTGTTGGAGAAGAACTGCTGCACCGCTCGGGCGGTGGGAGTTTGGGGAANNGCCTTGCGGCTCAGGGTTGTGGAACTCACTTGACACCTCCACGGGCGCGGGGATCGAGAACGAATTGGATGATGTCGGCCAGCAGTGACCCGACGACGGTAGCTACGGAAATGACCAGCACACAGCCCAGGAGGACCGGAANATCGCCAGTCTGCGCCGCGTTCCAGAAGAGCAGACCCATTCCCGNGTAATTGAAGAGCTGTTCAACAACCAACGCTCCACCGAACATGACGGGCAGGTAGTAGCCGAGCATGGTCACCACGGNGGTTAATGAGTTGCGCATCACATGGCGGGTGACGACTTTGTTCATCGGTGTGCCCTTAGCGCGGGCGGTGCGAACGTAGTCCTCGTGCAGATTATCGATCGTGGCTGAGCGCATGTACCGCGAAAACGTTGCCACACCGGCCAATCCGCTGGTGAGGATCGGTAAAATCATTTCCTTGGGCTGGGATAGGATCTCGGCCACCGTGTCGCCCTGAGGAGCGCTGGCGGGAAGCCACCCAAGGCTCTGAGAGAAGAACATGATCAGTAGGAGTCCAAGGAAGAAACTCGGGGTGGAGTACACCACGAAGTTCAATCCTGTCATCACGTAGTCAAAAGCCTTGTTGCGGCGTAGTGCCTGGGCCATACCCAGAGGGATTGCCACCANAAGGGCACCAAGGATCGCCGCGATGGCGAGGACCATGGTCTTGGGAAGTCGCTGGGCAATGAGTGAAGTGACGTCCGTGTTCATGACGAATGAACGGCCCAGGTCTCCTTTCACCCACTGGCCCAGATAGTTCAGATACTGCTGGATGAGCGGGAGGTCGAAACCCTGCTCATGGTTGAAAGCTGCAATTTGAGCATCGGTGGCCTGCTGGCCCAGGATGCCGCGGGCTGGCCCGCCTGGCAGAGCCTGGAGCAGCAGAAACACAATAACCGAGACGATCGCGATGACGACCGCCGCCTGCACAAGTCNTTTGGCTANAAACCAACTGAACAGCCGAATCCCTGAGCTATCGCGAATGGCGGTGGTAGTAGTCGACATCGACGATTCTCCCTTCTTGTTGCGTAGATACTTGTTTGGTGAGCTAGGAAACTCGAATTACTTGTTCCAACCCCAACGTTGTGGGAAGAAGTTGGCGGTGGGGTCCTGAGTGGTGCCCGTCATTCCGTCGCGGATGACCGAAACCTGGTAGACAGGGTTTGGCAACCACATCACCGGCAGCTGCTCAGCGAGCAAGGCGGAGTACTTCTGCATGGTGGCCGGATCGTTGCTGGTCAGGGCATCGTTCATGAGCTTGTCGGCTTCTGCATTCGAGTAGTTGCCGAAGTTTACCGAGGCGCCGGTAGCGAAGATACGCTCGCCTGTCGGGTATGCCGGGAAGTACCAGGAGCCTGCGGCGCCGAAGTACGAGAACTCCCAGTTGCACTCAGCTGAATCTGACTCACACGGAGCGGTACGGTTCAATACAGTGTTCAGCGGGGCCTTGTCGAACGTGACGCCAACACCGATGTCACGGAAAGATGACTGCATGGCAGCAAATTGCTTATCAGCCTCATCCGAGCCGGACTGGACCATCATGGTCAGCTGCATCTTAGTGCCAGCCTTAACATCCTCGCCGCACTGGTTTTCCGCAGTTCCCTCGGATTCGCAGACGAGAACTCCGTCAGAGCCGGCCTTCCAACCGTGGTCAGCAAAGAGCTTCTTGGCTTNTTCAAGATCGAAAGGATACGGGTTGTTCTTCTGTACATCGGAGAGGTAGTGCGAAGGAATATCCTGCGGGACCGGACCGTAAACCGGGTTTGCCCCGCCCTTCCAGACCACCTTGGAGATTGTGGGCTGGTCAATTGCCGACTGCAATGCCTGGCGGACGTAGAGCTGCTTGAACGTGCTACCCATCTTCGGGTTGTTGAAGTTGTAGGGCATGTAGGTCGCTGCCCAGCCCTCCCACGGATCAATCTGGTACGTAAGGGACTCAAACTGGGACTTCTGGTCCATCAATGAGGTGGGGATGTAACCGTAATCGATACCCTTGGCACGCAGCAGGTTTACTTCTGCGTCAGCCGAGGTGAAAGGAAGCAGATTGACGGTCGCAACGTTTGCCGAATCCGGCCCGTCGTACTTCTCGTTCTTGCCAAGGGCGACCTTGCCGGAGTTATCGAAGCCTTTCAACGTGAACGGACCCGAAACAGCCTGCCAAAGCGGGTTGGTGGAGTAGGACGCCATGTCCTCAGAAGACTTGCTCAGGTACGCAANAATCTTCTTTGCGCCATCTACCGTACGATCCTCATCCCCGACCTGTCCGTCATCGCTGGTCTTGGCCCAAACGTGGTGCGGCAACGGTTTGATGGAGGTCAACTGTGTGGAAGACATCCAGTCCTGGTTGTAGACCTTGTCGAAAGTCAGCGTGAAGGTCTNTTTATCGGTGTAAGCGATGTCGGTGATGTTATCCGGAAGGCGCCCTGCCTTGTAACCGCCCCAGGTTTCCTTGTTGCCCTTGATCAAGTTGAACCAGAACTCAACGTCGCGGGTGGTGATGGCAGTGCCATCGGACCAGTGCATGTCTCGCAAGTGGAAGGTGACGGAGGTGCCATCGGCAGAATATTCCATCTTGTCGGCGATGCCGGTTTCCAAATCGAGCTTCATCTCGCCCTTGGAGCCGTCAAATGTCATCAACGGCGACCACAACGACTGTGCAATGGAGGAGTTGTGGGTTGCCATTTTGCCGGCAATGCCGATGGGAAGGATCCAGTTGGGAGTTGCGTTCGGCGGCAGTGCGTAGTTCACAACGTTGGTGTCAACGCCGGCTGGCACCGTTGCCGCACTTCCACCGGTGGTGGGATTGTCGCCTGACCCGCCACTGGCACAGCCGGTGAGTAGCAAAGCGAAGACGGTCACGCCAGCGGCAAATCCGGCTCTCAGACGTTTGCGATCGTAAGACATTGGACGATCTCTCCTGATTCTAGGTGTGGGTGTTGTGTCAAAACTATTAGTTCGCCATCGAACGAAGTTTCATTTCTGACGGAAGAACTATGTGTAATATAGAGCACAAGTGGTGGTAATTGCACCTCAGGTCGGTAACGATCGGATTTCAACGCCGAAAATTCACGTGTTTACTAGCGAAAGTCGTAATCTATGAGCCACGAAAGGATCTGCTGATGAGTACTGGTAACCTCGCAGTCGATGTGCTGCGCAGCATTGCTGCGCAGCCGCTCACACGTTCCACGCTGGCCAAGGAGATGGGCCTTGCCCCGTCTACCATTTCAATGAAGGTCAACGACCTGATGAAAGCGGGCCTCGTGGAGGAAGGCGGGATGGCGCCCTCACGCGGNGGGCGGCCTGGCAGGCTGCTCTCGATTTCCTACCGAACTGGCCGGATTGCTGTCATCGACATGGGTGCCAAGCATGCCAACCTGGGCCTGGCTGACCTCTCGCGGACCATCCTGTGCAATGAGTCCTTCGAAGTCGATGTAGATCAGGGCCCTATTGCCACCGTTGAATTATTGGCGGCCAAGGTGCGGGCCATGCTCGAGCGTGAGGGTGGGGAACTGCTCTCGGTGGGCATCTGCCTGCCTGGGCCCATCGACGTGGTTCGCCGCGTGGCGGTATCGCCGTCGCGAATGCCTGGCTGGCACAACCAGGATGTTGGGGCATTGCTCGAGAAGGCTTTNGGGGTCCCGGCAATCACAGATAATGACGCCAATCTCGCAGCCTTAGGTGAGTACCTCACCCGTCCGGATGCCGCCGCCAACTCCATCACCGTTCTGGCTGGCACCGGCGTGGGAACCGGCATTATCGTCGGTGGCGAGCTCTACAGAGGGTCTTCATACGCTTCCGGAGACATCACCCACACCAAAGTGGAAGCAGCGGCAGATCGAATGTGTTCCTGCGGAAACCGCGGCTGCCTTGAAACCATTGCCTCCGGTGCTGCAATTGTCAGTGACTTGGTGAAGATTGGCACGCAGGTCAACGACATTTTCGAAGTTCTGAACCTGGTCCGCGATGGCGACCCCACCGCCAATGGAGTGGTGCGAGAGGCTGGCCGGCAGCTCGGTCTGGCATTGAGCACGGTGGTGAANTTTTTCAACCCGGGAGACATTTACCTTACTGGCGCGCTCTCGGGAGCAAGCGTCTACGTGGCTGCGGTCCGGTCCCAACTTTACGAACGGTGCCTGCCTCTGGCGACGGCGGGGTTGCGCGTGGAAGCCGCCTACGAGGGAAGCGAGTCCGGACTCGTCGGTGCGGCCGAACTGGCCATCATTCATCTGCTGAGTCAGCCGACATTGAACGTTCGGTTCTCCATGCCGGTCATCGAATAATCCACATCACTACTGCACCTCCACACTTTTAGTCCCTTTATTTGCCTAAGGAGCATTACTCCCATGAACGCATCACCNCTCCAGCCACGTATCGGCGTTGGCGGCATGTCCATCGAAGCGTCCAACTTCTCCCCGCACCGATCGGGTTTCGAAGCGTTCAACTTCACTAAGGACGGCGTGCTGCTTTCGCGGTACACGGTGCTAACNCCCGGTCATGAGAACCACGATTCGGCCGTGGCCGACGCGGCGATCTGGGTTCCGCTGGTGCACGCGCGCTCGCTGCCTGGCGGCATGGTTGAACCGCAGGTCTATGAGGTGCTNAAAACCGAATTGATGGAGATGATCCACGCACAGGGACCGTTCGACGGCTTCTTTCTGGACATCCACGGCGCCATGACGGTGGTCGGATACCAAGACGCCGAAGCGGATCTAACCGGTGCAGTTCGCGAGGCGCTGGATGAGGAAAGCGCCAAAGCTGGAACCCCACGCACATTGATTTCAGCCACCATGGACCTGCACGGTAACGTCTCAGCTGATTTGGTTGGATATTGTGATTTGATCACCTGCTACAGGATGGCACCNCACGAGGATGAACAAGACACCAAGACCCGTGCGATGACGAATCTGATCAAACGGTTGGTTGAGGGAACAGGCGCCCCTGCCAAAGCCTACGTACGCATCCCAGTGCTGCTGCCCGGAGAAAAGACTTCCACCCGGCTGGAACCGGCCAAGGGAATTTATGAAGCAATTCTGCCGATCGAAGCCTCCGCGGGTATCGTCGATGCCTCGATCTGGGTAGGCTACGCGTGGGCAGATGAACCGCGTTGCTAT from Arthrobacter polaris encodes:
- a CDS encoding peptide ABC transporter substrate-binding protein, with protein sequence MSYDRKRLRAGFAAGVTVFALLLTGCASGGSGDNPTTGGSAATVPAGVDTNVVNYALPPNATPNWILPIGIAGKMATHNSSIAQSLWSPLMTFDGSKGEMKLDLETGIADKMEYSADGTSVTFHLRDMHWSDGTAITTRDVEFWFNLIKGNKETWGGYKAGRLPDNITDIAYTDKXTFTLTFDKVYNQDWMSSTQLTSIKPLPHHVWAKTSDDGQVGDEDRTVDGAKKIXAYLSKSSEDMASYSTNPLWQAVSGPFTLKGFDNSGKVALGKNEKYDGPDSANVATVNLLPFTSADAEVNLLRAKGIDYGYIPTSLMDQKSQFESLTYQIDPWEGWAATYMPYNFNNPKMGSTFKQLYVRQALQSAIDQPTISKVVWKGGANPVYGPVPQDIPSHYLSDVQKNNPYPFDLEXAKKLFADHGWKAGSDGVLVCESEGTAENQCGEDVKAGTKMQLTMMVQSGSDEADKQFAAMQSSFRDIGVGVTFDKAPLNTVLNRTAPCESDSAECNWEFSYFGAAGSWYFPAYPTGERIFATGASVNFGNYSNAEADKLMNDALTSNDPATMQKYSALLAEQLPVMWLPNPVYQVSVIRDGMTGTTQDPTANFFPQRWGWNK
- a CDS encoding ROK family transcriptional regulator; the encoded protein is MSTGNLAVDVLRSIAAQPLTRSTLAKEMGLAPSTISMKVNDLMKAGLVEEGGMAPSRGGRPGRLLSISYRTGRIAVIDMGAKHANLGLADLSRTILCNESFEVDVDQGPIATVELLAAKVRAMLEREGGELLSVGICLPGPIDVVRRVAVSPSRMPGWHNQDVGALLEKAXGVPAITDNDANLAALGEYLTRPDAAANSITVLAGTGVGTGIIVGGELYRGSSYASGDITHTKVEAAADRMCSCGNRGCLETIASGAAIVSDLVKIGTQVNDIFEVLNLVRDGDPTANGVVREAGRQLGLALSTVVXFFNPGDIYLTGALSGASVYVAAVRSQLYERCLPLATAGLRVEAAYEGSESGLVGAAELAIIHLLSQPTLNVRFSMPVIE
- a CDS encoding ABC transporter permease, with protein sequence MSSTTLSRKAXPQTPTARAVQQFFSNKLAVIGVVIVVALIIFSFIGPLAYHTEQISTNLMQADLKPGEDGHPLGTDGLGYDVLGRLMIAGRTSILVGLAAGVLATILGTLWGSVAGYLGGWVDATMMRVVDAGIAIPGIFLLLVVSAIVRPSEWMMVLIIGAVSWLVPARLTRAEALSLKSRDYVLAIKATGGSNSRAILRHIIPNTIGTVVVNATFQVADAILLIAYVSFLGMGLQPPSTDWGAMLTDGISSVYSGAWWLIFPAGIAIVLIVSAFNFIGDGLRDMFDVRGQS
- a CDS encoding M81 family metallopeptidase translates to MNASPLQPRIGVGGMSIEASNFSPHRSGFEAFNFTKDGVLLSRYTVLTPGHENHDSAVADAAIWVPLVHARSLPGGMVEPQVYEVLKTELMEMIHAQGPFDGFFLDIHGAMTVVGYQDAEADLTGAVREALDEESAKAGTPRTLISATMDLHGNVSADLVGYCDLITCYRMAPHEDEQDTKTRAMTNLIKRLVEGTGAPAKAYVRIPVLLPGEKTSTRLEPAKGIYEAILPIEASAGIVDASIWVGYAWADEPRCYASVVVTGDNAELAATKATELATSYWDARDDFEFVAPAADLGKCLNEALAAGAKRPYVLSDSGDNPTAGGSGDVTWTLTQLVNDPRFGEGGPRTVVASVFDQTAVAACFAAGLGAKIEVSAGALVDQVHSGPVVLRGTVLHLTEGDATSGRVAVVRVGSIEAIITERRKPYHQISDFDAAGLTVTDADIVVVKIGYLEPELFELAADWMLALTPGGVDQDLARLGHKSIERPMFPFDTDMPAPDLTARIFASIPAGA
- a CDS encoding ROK family protein, producing MYPRLGIDIGGTGISAVVVDVNGRVKGRASTVTPAEHGGDAMVAACHEVATLATDRSGLVPRVAGVGAAGIIDAAGVVLAASDSFTGWAGYPXXRKLNASLELPVRVGNDVAAFVLGEQRYGVGKGLENFFGIALGTGVGGGLVLDSVLYAGEHGAAAEIGHIPGFGDRLCTCGRYGHLETIAAGRSISSLYTQASGKARTAKEVAGLARXGDETAVGLFADAGVGLAKAALMISGLLDISTFIVGGGVAHAWDFLYPAMETELRANPPISGNPIKVIRSGLGTDAVAIGASQFADELI
- a CDS encoding ABC transporter permease translates to MSTTTTAIRDSSGIRLFSWFXAKXLVQAAVVIAIVSVIVFLLLQALPGGPARGILGQQATDAQIAAFNHEQGFDLPLIQQYLNYLGQWVKGDLGRSFVMNTDVTSLIAQRLPKTMVLAIAAILGALXVAIPLGMAQALRRNKAFDYVMTGLNFVVYSTPSFFLGLLLIMFFSQSLGWLPASAPQGDTVAEILSQPKEMILPILTSGLAGVATFSRYMRSATIDNLHEDYVRTARAKGTPMNKVVTRHVMRNSLTXVVTMLGYYLPVMFGGALVVEQLFNYXGMGLLFWNAAQTGDXPVLLGCVLVISVATVVGSLLADIIQFVLDPRARGGVK
- a CDS encoding ABC transporter ATP-binding protein — protein: MSNNSIQNPTVPALKVENLVVDFKTRVGVVNAVRGVSFSVDRGEVLAVVGESGSGKTITSLTAMALLPSTARTSGVVEVNGTDVLNASEAEMNSXRGNVVSMVFQEPMTALNPSMKVGKQVAEVILNHRGVSXAEAMARAVELLEQVGIPDPAVKAKNFPHQLSGGQRQRVVIAIALACSPALIIADEPTTALDVTVQAEILELLRTLVKETNTALLLITHNMGVVADLSDRVVVMNAGKVVETGTTVQVLTKPAEPYTQALLAAVPSLPEAPLNSIVVEERAEYLRHVSFPEDAPVTEAVLDMRNVCVDYTSGGRKLRAVNQASLLINRGEIVGLVGESGSGKSTLGRAPLGLVPVTSGQITLXGGDVLSLSTRETRKLRSRIGIIFQDPGGSLDPRMTVGESIAEPLLMHGVNGKRPSRGERDARVRELLEAVRLPESNANRYPHELSGGQRQRIGLARXLALAPELLIADEPTSALDVSVQDEVLTLLLDLQKEHGFGCLFISHDLAVVHSVAQRVTVMQHGNVIESGLSSKVLQNPETAYTRHLLASVPSPNPLVQKQRREARAEALALSLQGS